The Chitinophaga niabensis genome segment AGTAGCGGTATATTTCAGATCACCACCTTTTACGGCAAAGCTGGGGGTAACAGTTCCTCCTGCAGCATTTGTGATCCTTAAAGTAGTATAATCCTCTACCCCGATCTTCACCTTTTCTATCCTAACACCACCTTTCAGGATAATGTTATCCAGGAAGGTCCATTCCGTTTCCGCAAAAGGTGCAACGTTGAACATCTTCATTTCAGGCACCCATACACGGCCATCTACAAGGGGTTGGGAAGTAACATCGCCGATGATATCCGTTCCGTAGGACAATGATCCCATTTTCGTTAAAGGAGAACTAAACATAAAACGCAATCCTTTTTTCTTAGAAAGCGTGTGCGATTGCCCGTCTCCACCTTCAAACCTGCCGATGGACACATAGAAGATATCATCCCGGGATGTATAATAAGCATCTGCATGCAGCGAAGTTCCGCCGATCAGGCTATCTGCCTGGTAAGAGAGTTGCAGGTTATGGTTTCCTTTTACCCCCGTAGGTTCTCCGGGTTGTTTGCCCAATACACCGGTTGCCGGTTTGCCCGTCAGGAAATCACCATTCACCAGGGTATAGTTGGAATTCTGCTGGCTGCTGTAGTAGTTATACATTAACTGGATGCGCTGGCGTCTGGCGGGTTCATAACCCAGCTTCACGAATCCGTTGTAACTCTCTGTTTCGCCCAGGCTGTAGTTGTTGCCCAGGATATTGCCCTTTGCGTCCTTGAACTCCCCGTTCTGCTCATATACTCCGCTAACGGTGTAATCAAACTTCCCGATCCTGCCATACAGCAATTGGCCTACCCTGCCGCCAAGGCTGTTTTTAGGGCTGGTTAAAGAACCCGTAAGGTTGAGGGTGGTTTTACCGGAAATAGCACCCGCATCTTTAGGAGTGAGGGTGATATAGTTGATCAGGCCACCTGTTGCACCATTCCCATAGATCGCCGTAGCGCCTTTCAGCACATCCACCCTTTCCAGCACAGCAGGGTCTATAGACCGGAGGTCTACTTCCCCGTTACGCAGTGGCGTGGATTGTGGGATGCCATCTATCATGATCAATACGGAACGGCCCCTTAAAGACTGCCCCACATTGCTGTTGGTTTGTGCAGAAGGTGCCAGGCCGGGTACTTCGTTGGCCAGGATCTCTGTAATATCTGTGGTAATGGTAAGGTCCCGCTCCAGTGTTTTACGGCTAACCACTGTTACGGAAGAAGGTACTTTGTCCAGCACCTCCGGTTTACGGCTGGCGGATACGATCACCTCCCCGAGAGAAACGGTATCCTTTTTGATCTTTTGCTGGGCAGATGCAGAGAAAGCCGCTGCCAGTATGAATAATGTGGAGCCAATGCGCCTCATAAGCTGATAAATTTGCGCAAAGCTACGGCCTGGTAAGCGGGTTCAATGATCGTATCCGGAAAAAATAATTAAATTGATCATCATGAGAAGGAATTACAAAAAGGAAAACCTGCCGGTAGACAAGATCCGCAAATTCCTGGAACCCGGCCCCATTGTACTGGTAAGCTCCCGTTGGAAAGACGAGACCAATATTATGAGCATGGGCTGGCATACGGTTATGGAGTTCTCTCCTTCCAGGATCGGGTGCTTTATCACCGGGGCCAACCACAGTTACGATATGATCCGTAAAAGCAGGGAATGTGTGATCAATATCCCCACGGTGAACCTGCTGGATGAAGTGATTGGTATCGGCAATTCCACCGGCACACAGGTGGATAAGTTCAGGAAGTTCAAACTCACCCCGGAAGAAGCGGATGAAGTGAATGCACCGCTGATTAAAGAATGTTATGCTAATTTTGAATGCAAGGTAGTAGATGAGAGCTTGTTGCGTAAATACAGTTTTTTTATCCTTGAGGTCGTGAAAGCGCATGCCGCCGTTTATCCAAAGTACCCTACAACGGTACATTACAGGGGTGAAGGCGTATTCATGATCTCGGGGAAGAACATTTCAAAGGTCAGAAAATTCAAACCACAGAACCTATAAGATGCTGGAGCAGGTTATACAATATCTTTCGCTTATCCTTGTTATTATCACGCTGGTAATGCTGGCGCAGAAACTGAAGATCGCCTACCCCATCATCCTGGTGATAGGCGGTTTACTGATCAGCCTGATCCCCGGGCTGCCGGCCGTAACCATCAACCCGGAGCTGATCTTCGTCATCTTCCTGCCACCCCTGTTGTATGAAGCAGCCTGGTATACTTCCTGGAAAGATTTCTGGAAATGGCGGCGGGTGATCACCAGTTTTGCCTTCCTGATAGTGGTGCTTACCTCCTTTGTGGTGGCCCTGGTATCCAGCTCCATCATACCCGGCTTTACCATGGCGCTGGGCTTTTTGCTCGGTGGCATTGTATCTCCGCCGGATGCCGTATCTGCCACTGCTGTACTGAAGAATGTAAAAGTGCCGAAAAGACTTTCCTCCATCCTGGAAGGAGAAAGCCTGCTGAATGACGCTTCCAGTTTGATCGTATTCCGTTTTGCCCTGGTAGCGGTGGATACCGGGCGGTTCGTTTTTCATGAAGCCGCACTGAGCTTTGTGGTGGTGATTGTGATGGGGATCTTAACAGGTGTTCTCATTGGCCTTATCTATTATGCCGTGCATAAATGGCTGCCCACAACCACCAATATGGATATTGTACTGAGCCTTACTGCACCTTATGTAATGTACATTGTGGCAGAGGCTTTCCATTTCTCCGGCGTATTATCTGTAGTGAGCGGCGGGCTTTTCCTGTCTGCCAGGAGCCATCTGTTCCTCAATCACCGAAGCCGGTACCAGGGGAGTAATGTATGGTCCACATTGGGCTTTGTGCTGAATGGGCTGGTGTTTATGCTCATAGGCCTGGAACTCCCGGTGATCGTGAATCAGCTGGGACCGGTAAGTTTGGGAGAAGCCATTAAGTACGGGCTGCTGATCTCCCTGGTACTGATCGTAACAAGATTACTCTCTACATTCGGTGCTTCCTATTTCACTGTTTTTATCAGTCGTTATATTACCACCGCAGATAACAGGCCGGGGCTAAAAGGTCCTTTCCTCCTTGGATGGGCAGGTATGCGTGGCGTGGTTTCACTGGCTGCTGCCTTATCCATCCCCATCTTACTGACAGATAAGGTCACCCCTTTCCCCCAGCGGAACCTCATCCTCTTTATCACTTTCACCGTGATCCTGGTAACATTGGTGGTACAGGGTTTAACATTACCATTAATGATCCGCTGGGTGAAAATGCCAGACCCGGATATTACCCTCACACCGGAAGAACAGGAACTGATGATCAGAAAGAAATTAGCAGCACATACCGTAAAGTTCCTGGACGAGCAACATGCGGAAATACTCAAAACCAACACCATCTTACAGCAGCTGAAAGCCCGCTATGAAAATACACATACCCATAGTACAGAACATCTTATAGAACCGGAACACGAGGATTACCGCCGCGTTTATTTACAGGTACTGGAACAGCAACGTACACTCCTGCATGAACTGGATAAGAGCCCGGAAACAGATGATGAGATCATCCGCCGGCATCAAAGCCTCCTGGACCTGGAAGAAGAAAAATTACGGTTGAAATTTGAGAGCTAGAAGGCAAAGTCTTCCGCCACAAATTCCCCGGGCGTAACACCCAGGAAGTGCTGGAAATCTTTGATGAGGTGCATCTGGTCTGCATAATCAAATTCATATGCCAGCCCGGACCATTTAGTATCCGTATTATGCATTTTGTGGTGCAGCATTTTGGAGAAGCGCAGCATCCTGCTGTAGAGTTTGGGGGTAGTGCCAATTTCCTTTACAAAATTCCGTTCCAGCTGCCTTTTCGATAAGCAAACCTGTTGCTGTAATACGTTAATGGAAGCTTTTGCAGGAGAAGCCATCACCAGTTCCACCATCTGGCCTACACCGGCAGAAGTATAACTGGCCTTCTTAGCCATGGCTAACAGGTATGGCTCTACGACAGCAATACAACTATCAATATCCTCACAGGCCATCAGGCGTTCTGTGATCTCCGGAAAAAGCGCTGATACAGCTGCTCCGTCTATTGCTTCATCCCGGAACAGGTGTGCGGAAATACCCAGCAGTCCATATAAACCTGTAGGTTTGAAACGGATCACAAACGAAACAAAATCTTTCTCTATCCTGATAGCATTTTTCCTGAACGTACGGGGGCCGCGGATGGAGCAGCGGGAAAAAGGCAGCAGCTCCCCGGTTTTATAATCAGTGGTTTCAAAATCCTCTCCCAGGAAAAAATCAATAGAGCTGATGTAACGCAGGGGCATTGCTTTCACAACAGGTACTTCCACCTTTCTGAAAACATATTCCGTAATGAAGGGCCTGAGCGCTTCTGCCGGAGCCTTTTTAGCGACTGAAGAAGACATATGCCAAATTAACCAATTTATACGCAATAAAAAAGGGCTGCCAGACGGCAGCCCTCATTTCATACGCGATTGTCAAGATTAGACTTATTTCTTCAATTGATCTTCATATCGTTGCAATGCCTCTATGAAATAATAATCTGCATATACCAGCGGTACATCTATTTCTGTATGATGCGGGATACTTCCCACGCTGTGCATCAGCAGAAAATTACCATTACTGCCAACCGGCGCACGATATGCCGGGCTGGCCAGTGAATGCAGCATTTTGATTGCGGCCTGTTTATATTTTTCTTCCTTTGCACCTGCATACCTGCTCAGCTCAAACAAAGCAGAAGCAGTGATGGCCGCAGCAGAAGCATCTCTTGGTTTATCTGTTACCTTATTGGCATAAGAGTTAATGCCCGGTGTGTAACCGGCTTCATTCGCATTAAAATCCCAGTAAGGTACTTTATCCTCCGGCAGGTTCTTGTTATCCAGGAACCAGTCTGCCATACCCATCGCCGTCTTTAAAAAACGGGCATCCTTTGTTTCACGGTACACCATGGTAAAACCATAGATCCCCCATGCCTGGCCTCTTGCCCAGGTAGAATTATCTGCGTATCCCTGCGCTGTTTCCCTTGCAGCAACCTTACCATTAGTGGTATCATAACATACTACGTGATAAGAGCTGTAATCCGGACGGATCTGGTTCTTCATGGCTGTTAATGCATGAGAAACCGCCACATGCCGGAAAGCAGTATCGCCGGTTACTTTAGAAGCAAAGAATAACAGTTCCAGGTTCATCATATTATCAATGATCACGGGGAAAGGATAGATCTTATTGCCGTGCCATGATTTAAATCCATTCCAGGATTTGATACTTCCGGTCACCGGATTGAAACGGGTACTCAGGGAACGGGCAGATTGCACCAGGATGTCTTTGTATTCAGCCTTGCCGGTAAGGCGGTAAGCATTACCATAACTGCAATACATCATAAATCCAAGGTCGTGGTGTTTGGTGAAGTCTTTCAGTGGTTCCAGCTTCTCCGTCCAGTTTAAAGCTGCTGCAGCCAGGCTTTGATCTTTGGTGAATTCATAAGAATACCAAAGGCTGCCGGGGAAAAAACCGGGCGTCCAGTCGTACATACTGGTAGATACCATTTTGCCGCCGGCATCAATCGTACGGGGGAAGGTCAATGGTTTCTGATGTACGGTTTCCTTTAACATATTCTTTATCTGCTGTGTGGCAAAAGAATAGTTGTTCCTGATAAAATCATCTTCTGTGTTGTCTGATTTGAAAGCGAGCAGGCTAACGAACGCTGTACCAATTAATAAACGCTTCATATTCATGCTTAGGGTATTACTTTAATGATCACTTCTCTTATCACTGACTTTTCTTCGTCCAACGTACGGTTGAATGCAACGAAGGTGGCTTTGTAAACGCCCGGAACAGCGTATTTATAAGGATAACCTGTTTTGGCAGGCTCTGTAATGCTCTTGATACCTACACTTACATCCGGGGAGATCTGCCCTACATACAT includes the following:
- a CDS encoding glycoside hydrolase family 88 protein, yielding MKRLLIGTAFVSLLAFKSDNTEDDFIRNNYSFATQQIKNMLKETVHQKPLTFPRTIDAGGKMVSTSMYDWTPGFFPGSLWYSYEFTKDQSLAAAALNWTEKLEPLKDFTKHHDLGFMMYCSYGNAYRLTGKAEYKDILVQSARSLSTRFNPVTGSIKSWNGFKSWHGNKIYPFPVIIDNMMNLELLFFASKVTGDTAFRHVAVSHALTAMKNQIRPDYSSYHVVCYDTTNGKVAARETAQGYADNSTWARGQAWGIYGFTMVYRETKDARFLKTAMGMADWFLDNKNLPEDKVPYWDFNANEAGYTPGINSYANKVTDKPRDASAAAITASALFELSRYAGAKEEKYKQAAIKMLHSLASPAYRAPVGSNGNFLLMHSVGSIPHHTEIDVPLVYADYYFIEALQRYEDQLKK
- a CDS encoding TonB-dependent receptor, producing the protein MRRIGSTLFILAAAFSASAQQKIKKDTVSLGEVIVSASRKPEVLDKVPSSVTVVSRKTLERDLTITTDITEILANEVPGLAPSAQTNSNVGQSLRGRSVLIMIDGIPQSTPLRNGEVDLRSIDPAVLERVDVLKGATAIYGNGATGGLINYITLTPKDAGAISGKTTLNLTGSLTSPKNSLGGRVGQLLYGRIGKFDYTVSGVYEQNGEFKDAKGNILGNNYSLGETESYNGFVKLGYEPARRQRIQLMYNYYSSQQNSNYTLVNGDFLTGKPATGVLGKQPGEPTGVKGNHNLQLSYQADSLIGGTSLHADAYYTSRDDIFYVSIGRFEGGDGQSHTLSKKKGLRFMFSSPLTKMGSLSYGTDIIGDVTSQPLVDGRVWVPEMKMFNVAPFAETEWTFLDNIILKGGVRIEKVKIGVEDYTTLRITNAAGGTVTPSFAVKGGDLKYTATLFNAGLRYNRFPLFTPYASFSQGFSVADVGLALRDAKVDNISKINTEAVLVNNYELGFVSKYKQLRFELTGFVSTSKLGAEMVYDVNTDLFNVARTPERIYGFEAAVQYSPLHNLDMGASYSYVEGKADTGRIDDKYDAYLNGRRIAAPKIGANIHYRPVNGLEVGLQYTGIQERNRFVKLPSGLYKGNEGIVKAYNLFNLNASYRLTKNALVTLGVENLFNEDYFPARSQWFMIPGFYSKGKGRAFNIGIAVNY
- a CDS encoding flavin reductase family protein — protein: MRRNYKKENLPVDKIRKFLEPGPIVLVSSRWKDETNIMSMGWHTVMEFSPSRIGCFITGANHSYDMIRKSRECVINIPTVNLLDEVIGIGNSTGTQVDKFRKFKLTPEEADEVNAPLIKECYANFECKVVDESLLRKYSFFILEVVKAHAAVYPKYPTTVHYRGEGVFMISGKNISKVRKFKPQNL
- a CDS encoding helix-turn-helix domain-containing protein, whose translation is MSSSVAKKAPAEALRPFITEYVFRKVEVPVVKAMPLRYISSIDFFLGEDFETTDYKTGELLPFSRCSIRGPRTFRKNAIRIEKDFVSFVIRFKPTGLYGLLGISAHLFRDEAIDGAAVSALFPEITERLMACEDIDSCIAVVEPYLLAMAKKASYTSAGVGQMVELVMASPAKASINVLQQQVCLSKRQLERNFVKEIGTTPKLYSRMLRFSKMLHHKMHNTDTKWSGLAYEFDYADQMHLIKDFQHFLGVTPGEFVAEDFAF
- a CDS encoding Na+/H+ antiporter, with the protein product MLEQVIQYLSLILVIITLVMLAQKLKIAYPIILVIGGLLISLIPGLPAVTINPELIFVIFLPPLLYEAAWYTSWKDFWKWRRVITSFAFLIVVLTSFVVALVSSSIIPGFTMALGFLLGGIVSPPDAVSATAVLKNVKVPKRLSSILEGESLLNDASSLIVFRFALVAVDTGRFVFHEAALSFVVVIVMGILTGVLIGLIYYAVHKWLPTTTNMDIVLSLTAPYVMYIVAEAFHFSGVLSVVSGGLFLSARSHLFLNHRSRYQGSNVWSTLGFVLNGLVFMLIGLELPVIVNQLGPVSLGEAIKYGLLISLVLIVTRLLSTFGASYFTVFISRYITTADNRPGLKGPFLLGWAGMRGVVSLAAALSIPILLTDKVTPFPQRNLILFITFTVILVTLVVQGLTLPLMIRWVKMPDPDITLTPEEQELMIRKKLAAHTVKFLDEQHAEILKTNTILQQLKARYENTHTHSTEHLIEPEHEDYRRVYLQVLEQQRTLLHELDKSPETDDEIIRRHQSLLDLEEEKLRLKFES